The window GCTTCTCCACCGTATCTGCCAGGTCCAGCCTCGCATAGACCGGCCCTTTCAGCATCAGTTCGGGAATGCTGCCGAAGGTGCGGTCGCCCCGGTGCAGCGGATTACCTGCCGCATCATACAGTGTCGCCCAGGCCAGCATCCGCCCGCGCGTCACCGTACCGTCTGCAAAGCTTGGCGCATATTGCCGGGTGAACTCCATCCCCGACAACTCCGCTCCTGCTTCGGCTGACATCAGCAGGCCTTCACCGGTGAGCACGTTGCAGCCCAGCCCTTTGCTGAGGAAGGCGCAGCCTCCGGTAGCTATCACCACCGCGTTCGCCCTCACCTCCCAGGCTTCCCCGGTCAGGCGGTTGATTCCCCGGGCACCCCCGACGCCGTGTTCATCATGTAGCAGTTCCAGCGCCGGGGACTGGTCCCAGATCTTCACTCCCGCCTTGCGCACGACACGCCGCATCAGCTTCATATATTCCGGGCCATGCAGATGAGTGCGCAGCGGATTGCCATCCTGATCCTTCGGAAAAGGATACCCCCACTCCTCGACCTGGGCCAGATTCTGCTCCACTTGATCGAGTACGCGGTGAATCCAGGCATTCTCTGACAGGTAACCGCCTGCCCGGAGCCTGGACTCCACCGCCGCATCGCGCAGCTCAGCTACCGGCGGAATGACCAGCAGGGTTGTGCCGCCCGGAGCGGTAGCACCGCTTGTTCCCAGGTATCCTTTGTCGGCTAGAATCACCTGTGCTCCCTGAGAGGCTGCATTCCATGCCGCCCATGCTCCTGCCGGGCCACCGCCCAGCACAAGCACATCCGTTGTAATTTGCTGCTGTTGCGGCATTTCATTACCTCCCAAACTGTTGATTAACCCTATAAAATAGTTGATAAGATCGTCTGCCCGGTACAAATTGGTTTACTGCAAGTTCCAGAACGAGCCCGCTGCTTGGAAACGTTTAATTTGGCAGTACGCAGGCATAGTAGCGGGAATTTCTCCATCTAACTTCTTCTGGGCAAGACGAAGACAGACTCTAGCGGGATTTTCTCCATTTATTTTCCCGCGTATGGGTCAAAATCAGCGTTTCCGGGAGTTTAGTGGGGGTTTTTCCCGCTAAACTCCGATTTTCAGCAAATCCAGATGAATTAGCGGGAGTTTTCCCCACTTTACTTACTTAAGCCCCTATTGCACAACCTCACATCTCAGCCCAGCTGTTCATGCAGAAATTCAAGTGTCACAGCTACGGCCTCATTTAGTTCCGCGGTGGAGCCTTCATACGGATCTGCCGTGTTGAAGGTGTGGTCCGCCCCTTTCACTGAATAGTAACGGTGCTGCGGCGCCTGCTCCCGGAAACGGGCATTCTGCTGCAGCAGCGAATCCCGGTCCTGATCGCCCTGGATGATCAGGACTGCGGCGGATAAGGAGCTTAGCGCGTTCTCCAGGTCGAAACGCGCCTTGTTCTGCAGCTGGTCCTGCTGCTGGACCTGTTCCGGCAGCGTCAGCTCAGCGTAGCCGTCCGCAGATGTCCGGGCCGGCGGGGAGCCGCCGTTCCAGACCACGAGCGCCTGCACCTCCGGATGTTCGGCGGCGAACACGATATTACCGCCGCCCGCGCGGCTGTGCCCGAGAATCGCCAGCCGCGCAGGGTCAGCCCGCTCCGCCAGCGGGAGTCTGCCGTCCTGCAGGCTGCGCAGCACCTCCTGCAGATCATCCAGCTCCCGGCTAAGTGTAGCTGCTTCCGCTGCTCCCCGCTCGGTAATTCCGGCACTACTACGGGCAGCGATGCGCGAAAAGTTGAAGCTGACGGTATAGAAGCCGCTCTCTGCCAGCCTGCCGGAGACCTCCGGCCAGAAGGCCCAATCCTTATGGCCTCTGAAGCCGTGGCTGAGCAGCACCACCGGTGCCGGGCCTGCACCCGGAGGAAGCCTTACCTCACCTTCAAGATAGAGCCCATCCTCCAGCGGCAGTCTGAATCTTTGCACAATTAATGTCTCCTGCCCCATAAGTTCATCCCTCCGCTTAATTGCTTATTGCAGCTGCCAGTCGCTGATATTGAAATCTTTTTTGGCCAGCTTTTCTTCTACCAGGAAGTTCTTCGTGCCCTCCAGCAGCTTCGTGCCTTCTTCAGTGAAGGCTGTGTCCTTGATATCACTGATCGGATTCACCTGCTTCGCCAGCTCCGGCGTCGTATCGCCAATTTCAGCAAGGAAGGCATAATATTCATCTTCATGCTGCTTCAGATCAGCCAGCGCCTTCTCGCGCGCCTCATTCCACACCTTCGGGAAATCCGGGAACTTCGCCAGATATTCCTCCGAAACAACGGTAGCGCTGGAACCCAGCAGATCAGGGTGGCTCGAAGCATCATCCAGATGGGTATAGCCTTGTTCAATCAGCTTCAATGCCGGAACACCCAGATTGGTTGTCGCGTCCACATCTCCGCGGGCCAGAGCCGCTGTTGCATCAGGAATCAGCATATGGACCAGCTTATAGTCGGTGACACCTTCCTGCTTGAGCAACCCGACCACGTAGCGGTGCATGAAAGAGCCCTTTTGAATGGCGATCGTTTTGCCCTGCAGGTCCTTCACCGTCTGGGGTCCATTCTTCTTGCCGATCAGATAGCCGACGGTGTGGGCCGAGGATTGCGAAATCAGGCGCGTCTTCGCACCAGATGCGTAAGCGATAATGGCGGGCGTATCCCCAAGGCTGCCGAAATCCAGCCTGCCGCTAATGAGCGATTCCGTCTGGTCGGGGCCATTCGGGAAGCCGGTCAGCTTCACTTCGGTAATACCGTATTTTTTGAGTTCCTCTTGAATGATGCCCTTATATAAACCCCAGCCCTCTGCACCACCCGGCAGATTCAGCTTGTTGGAGCCGATGAAGCCGAAGTTCAGTACAGCCGGAACATTGCTGGCTGCTTCGCTGCCCGCTGCCTCCGCAGTGT of the Paenibacillus pedocola genome contains:
- a CDS encoding FAD-binding protein, with protein sequence MPQQQQITTDVLVLGGGPAGAWAAWNAASQGAQVILADKGYLGTSGATAPGGTTLLVIPPVAELRDAAVESRLRAGGYLSENAWIHRVLDQVEQNLAQVEEWGYPFPKDQDGNPLRTHLHGPEYMKLMRRVVRKAGVKIWDQSPALELLHDEHGVGGARGINRLTGEAWEVRANAVVIATGGCAFLSKGLGCNVLTGEGLLMSAEAGAELSGMEFTRQYAPSFADGTVTRGRMLAWATLYDAAGNPLHRGDRTFGSIPELMLKGPVYARLDLADTVEKREFLRRAHPIFFMPLERAGIDPFQDKFPLTLRYEGTMRGTGGLRLTGTACETTVPGLYAAGDAASREKITGAISGGGAYNASWAICSGSWAGRGAARHALAQPRRADSRQLRAAGRLGLTAGADAREPLDAKPLIAAVQQEILPLRINYFRSEPVVAAALKRLDNLMPYLAGRPPATVQGIVQSREAAAMLQAGRWIYTAALARKESRGLQQLAEYPALDPRQTHRLILSGIDRISITTEKVPHAHELQVPREERVI
- a CDS encoding alpha/beta hydrolase family protein, producing MQRFRLPLEDGLYLEGEVRLPPGAGPAPVVLLSHGFRGHKDWAFWPEVSGRLAESGFYTVSFNFSRIAARSSAGITERGAAEAATLSRELDDLQEVLRSLQDGRLPLAERADPARLAILGHSRAGGGNIVFAAEHPEVQALVVWNGGSPPARTSADGYAELTLPEQVQQQDQLQNKARFDLENALSSLSAAVLIIQGDQDRDSLLQQNARFREQAPQHRYYSVKGADHTFNTADPYEGSTAELNEAVAVTLEFLHEQLG
- a CDS encoding ABC transporter substrate-binding protein: MKTYREIQGGRKKGIRLALLASVVMIMLVLQACGNNGGSGNGASSAAGGSNNTAEAAGSEAASNVPAVLNFGFIGSNKLNLPGGAEGWGLYKGIIQEELKKYGITEVKLTGFPNGPDQTESLISGRLDFGSLGDTPAIIAYASGAKTRLISQSSAHTVGYLIGKKNGPQTVKDLQGKTIAIQKGSFMHRYVVGLLKQEGVTDYKLVHMLIPDATAALARGDVDATTNLGVPALKLIEQGYTHLDDASSHPDLLGSSATVVSEEYLAKFPDFPKVWNEAREKALADLKQHEDEYYAFLAEIGDTTPELAKQVNPISDIKDTAFTEEGTKLLEGTKNFLVEEKLAKKDFNISDWQLQ